CAGACTTACATCGGCGTCACTCCGGCACTTTCCGCCGAGGCGATGTGGGAGTGTACGACCTGCGGCGCCTGCGTCGAGGCCTGCCCCGTGTCGATCGAGCAAATGCCGAAGATCGTCGACACGCGTCGCTATCTGGTGATGGAAGAGGCCGAATTCCCGGAAACCATGCAGCAGGCGTTAACCTCGGTCGAGACGCGTGCTCATCCGTTTCGCGGCACCGCCTTTTCGCGCGTCGATTGGACGCAAGGTTTGCCGATCGCAACGATGGCCGAAGCGCGCGAGGCGCAGGTTCTACTGTGGGTCGGTTGCGGCGGCGCACTGGTCGAGCGGAATCAGAAGATCGTTCGCGCCCTGGCCCAACTCTTAACGAAGGCAGGCGTATCGTTTGCCATCCTGGGACGCGAGGAGAAATGCACCGGCGATCCCGCCCGTCGCATCGGTAACGAGTTTCTATTTCAGCAGTTGGCCGAGGATAATATCGCCACGCTCGATCGGTACCAGGCGAAAACGATCGTTACTTCCTGCCCGCACTGCTTCAACACGTTGCGGAACGAATATCCACAATTCGGTGGGCATTACGAGGTGTTTCACCACAGCGAATACCTGGCCCGCCTGGTGCATGAAGGCAAGCTTACCGTTGACATGCCGCTGGATAAAAAGATCACCTTTCACGATCCTTGCTACCTGGGCCGACACAACGGCGTGTACGACGCTCCACGCGAGTTGGTACAGCACTCTACGACCTACGCGCCCCTTGAAATGGCGCAAAGTCGTCAAAATGGCTTTTGTTGTGGAGGCGGGGGTGGCATGAGCTTTGTCGACGAACCGGCCGACAAGCGCGTCAACCAAGAACGCGCTCGCCAGGTACTGGAAACCGACGCCGATATCGTGGCCGTGGGATGCCCGTTCTGTACGACCATGCTCGAAGATGGCATCAACGCGAAAAAAGGGGCACGCGATATCCAGGTCCTGGACGTGGCGGAGTTGCTTTGGCAAGCCGTGGAACGCCCCACCCCCTCAGAACATTCGTAACAGCTACAGACCTCTGCATCTGGAGAGCCAACATTTATGGATCTTAGTCTCACCGCCAGCGAACTGAAGTTTCGCGACGAGTTGCGAGCCTGGCTGAAAAATAATCTGCCGCCGAAGGGCGCGCACGCATTGAATGCGGCGCATTCCGCGGCCGATTTCCACGGACAAATCAAGGATTGGCAGCGCAAGCTGTTCGAGGGAGGTTACGCAGGCATCGCTTGGCCGAAGGAATTCGGTGGTCGCGGCGCAACGTTCATCGAACAGGCCATATTTCAGGAAGAAATGGCGCTCGCCGATACGCCCGAGACGGCCACGATCGGCCAGAGCCTGGTCGGGCCGACGATCATCGCTGTCGGCAGCGAGGCACAGAAGAAGCGTTTCTTGCCCGGCATCCTCTCCGGCCAAGAGGTCTGGTGCCAAGGCTTTTCCGAGCCTAACGCCGGCAGCGACCTGGCGTCGCTACAGACGAAGGCCACGCTCGACGGCGATCACTTCGTCATCAATGGTCAAAAGATCTGGACGAGCTTTGCTCACTTCGCCGACTTGTGCCTGCTGATCGTCCGCACCGACTCGGCCGCTGCCAAACACAAGGGCATCACGTGTCTGTTAGTGGATATGAAAAGCCCGGGTATCACCGTGCGCCCGCTGAAGATGATGTCTGGCGATTCCGAATTCAATGAGGTGTTCTTTTCCAATTTACGCGTGCCGGTCGACCGCATGCTGGGCAAAGTCAACGAAGGTTGGAACGTTGCCATAACGGCTCTGAGTAACGAGCGGGCCAACTTGGGAATTGGTCTGTATGTGGCGTTCAAACGCAATCTCGACGCCGTGGTCGAACAGGCACGCACGCTGCGCCGCCACGGCAGGCCCATCATTGAAGATCCGGTGCTTCGCCAGAAACTGGCCCAAGCCTACGTCGATCTAGAAGTGTTCCGTCTGAACACGGCGCGCGGCTTGAGCACGTTGAATAAAACCGGCGTCCCCGGGCCTGAGGGATCGATCCAGAAACTCTACTGGAGCGAACTGAATCAGCGCAACGCACAGATCGCGATGGAAGTACTTGGCCCTTACGGGCAATTGACGGACTTTGACGGCGGTCGCTGCGTCTACAACTACCTGCGGTCGCGCGGCAACACGATCGAAGCCGGCACGAGCGAAGTTCAACGCAATATCATCGCGCAGCGCGTGTTGGGGCTCCCGCGCAGCTACTAAGCTCTCTTCGCGCTGCCGAAAGCTCGCCGTCCACTTCACAGAATCACATTTGGCATTCGACCTACAAAGGCATTCCGATCATGGAATTTGAACTTTCCAAGCCTCAAAAGCTGCTGCAAAAGTCTGCGCGTGAGTTATTCGCCCGCGTGTGCCCGATGACGCGCATTCGCGAGTCGCTGGCAGACGACAAGGTACTGCATGCCGAGTTATGGTCCGAAGTGGCAGACCAAGGTTGGCCAGGTATTCATCTGCCCGAAGAAGCTGGCGGCTTGGGGTTGGGCGTTGTAGACCTTGTCGCTGTCGCTGAAGAAATGGGACGTGCCTGTTTTCCCGGATCGTTCCTCGGCCCGGTCTGGGCGGCAACCCTCGTCGCACAGGCAAAACCTGAATCAAAATTCCTGCAGTCGCTCACCGCCGGCGAGTTGCAAGGTGCCGTCGCTCTACTCGAAGCCGACGCCAGTTGGAATCCGGCTGATGTACAACTCGCGGCAGTAAAGAAGGACGCCGGCTTTACGATCAGTGGTCGCAAGTCGTTCGTCTCGGATGCCGGCGCAGCGGGACTACTGATTTGCGTGGCGCGGGTAGGGCAAGAGCTTATTCTGCTCGCGGTGCCGGCCAAGTCCGCAGGCGTTTCGATCACGCCGACCGTCGGGCTGGATGCCACCCGCAAACTCTACGACGTCACGTTCGAAAATGTCGCAGTAGATGCCGATCATGTGCTCGCTACCGGCGAAGCGGCCTGCGCGGCACTCGAACGCTCGATGCAAGTCGGCACGCTAGTCGTATGCGCCGACATGCTGGGCGGGATGCAATGGATTCTCGAAGACGCGGTCGAGTACGCTAAAACGCGCCAGCAGTTCGGCAAGGTGATCGGATCGTTCCAGGCCGTGCAGCACATGTGCGCGGACATGTTGCTGTGGACCGAAAGTGCGCGATCCGCGATCTATTTCGCCGCCTGGGCGCTCGATGCCGAACCGGCAAGTGCCGCACGCGCGGTCGCCACGGCCAAGGTCTATACGTCCGACGCCTCGCGCGAGGTGGCCAATCGCGGCGTCCAAGTCCACGGCGGCATCGGCTTCACCTGGGAGCACGACTTGCAATTCTATTACAAGCGCTCCAAGGCCTCGGAAATCCTCTTCGGCGACGCGAGTTTCCACCGAGCCCGCATGGCTGAGTTGGTCCTCGACGCCTGAACCGCTCTTTGTTTCTTTGAGGGTATTGTTGACCGCGGCTAATACAACTAGCGCCGGGGCGCAATTCCTTCGAACTTGGCGATAATTCCGAGCATGATCTCGTCGGCGCCGGCGCCGATCGACATCAGGCGCGAATCGCGGAAGTAGCGCGCCATCGGATATTCTTCCATGTAGCCCATGCCACCGTGGAACTGCATGCAGATATCCGCGACTTCGCGCACCAAGCGGCCGGCTTTCAGCTTGGCGATCGAAGCCTCGCGGGTGAAATCCAACCCGCGATCCAGCAGGCGTCCGCAGTGGTAACACATCTGTCGCAGGAATTCGACTTCCGCGATTAGCTCGGTCAGCTTGAAATAGATCCACTGGTTTTCGATCAGCGGCTTGCCAAACGTCGATCGGCCGCGGCAGTACTCGATGGTCATCTTCAAGATCTTGTCGGCACCGGCCACTGCCCCCAACGAGCCGATCAATCGCTCGTTCTGGAATTGCTGCATCTGATAGATGAAGCCCATTCCCTCTTCGCCGATGCAATTCGCAACCGGCACGCGGCAATTGTCGAAGACCAACTCGGCCGTGTCGCTGGCCCAGTTGCCCATCTTCTTCAGTTTCTTGCTGACCGAAAAACCTTTTGCGTCGGTCGGCACGACGATCAGCGACATTCCCTTATAGCCTGTGCCCGGCGTGGTGCGGGCCAGCAGGCAGATCCAGTCAGCCTGCGCGCCGTTGGTGATATACATCTTGCTGCCATTGATGACATAGTCACCCCCGTCGCGTTCGGCCTTGGTGCGGATCGAAGCGACGTCGGAACCGCCGCTGGGCTCGGTCACCGCGATGCTGCACACCGCATCGCCCGTGATCGCGGGCTCGAGATATTGCTTCTTGAGTTCGTGCGTTCCATAACGGGCCAAGGCCGGGGTGGCCATATCCGATTGCACTCCCATCGCCATGGGAATTGCACCGCAATTGCAGCGGGCCATCTCCTCGGCAAACGCGATGTTGTACCAGTAGTCGCCCCCGGATCCGCCATATTCGACCGGGTAGGAGAGCCCCAACAGGCCCAGGTCGCCGGCCTTCTTGAACAGGTCGTGGGCGGGAAAGATCTCGTCCTCCTCCCATTGGTCGATGTAGGGATTGACCTCTTCGTCGACAAAACGACGCACCGTTTCGCGAAACAGTTGGTGAGCTTTCGTAAAGCCCGTGCCGGGGACCAATTCCTCAGCTTTGTTCTGAAGGAGTTCTGAGGCCATGTTGACACCAATATCTGTTGGAAGGGATCGAGAGGGCGCACGACCGCTATGCTTCGTTCCGATTGTAGCAATACAGCTTCCGACTGCACGTAGGTTTTCAAGAATTGTGTGCGACTTCGACAGAAGCGATTGGGGTAGCGCCCGGAAGAAAACTCGTCACCGATTGGGGCCGATCGTTTCCGGAACTGAACGGTACGAATCTTCTGAGCATGGTACACTTTTCCGAAATCGTCGGGCCATTCCGAAGTCGGCTCGGATAGGGCGAACTTCGACGATCGTCTTTGTTTGCCACGTTGATTTCAGAGAGTAGTACTCATCATGCTCCCGGCCAACTACCAGATTCGCCTCCTTGCACCGGGCGACTACACGGCGATCATCGAAATTTGCAAAACTGTCTACCCCACAGAGACGCCCTATACCGTTGAGGAGCTAGAGGATCATCACCGAGTCTTTCCCCAGGGGCAGTTCGTCGCCGCTGACGTGGACTTGAACCAAGTGGCAGGTGTGCATTTCACGCTTCGCCTGCGAATGTTCGATTTTCACATCGACGACCCGTGGGACGTTCTCACGTCGGGCGGTACGTTTCTCGATCACGACCCTGCCGGACCGACCCTTTACGGCGCGGATATCATGGTGCATCCCGGTCATCAGCATCACGGGATTGCGCACGCGTTGACCGATCAGACGCGCTTTTTGGTGCAAGAAGAACGTCTCTGGCGAATGGTGGGGGCCAGCCGGTTGCCCGGCTATGCCATGCACAGCGCGACCATGAGCGTCGAGCGTTATGTTGATGCCGTCGCCAATGGCACGCAGTTTGATCCCGTGCTTAGTCTCCACCTAAAAGATGGCTGGACGATCGTAAGACCCATCCAGGGCTATCTTCAACACGACGAAGACAGCGCGGGTTGGGCCGTCGTCATTCAGTGGGTTAATCCTGATTGCCCACCACCGGCTGCATTCAGTCTGCGCAACCTACCTCCATCCTCCTCGGCAGATGCCATCAAGTCGGGGCGTTCAACGGCATAAGGCTCGATCCTGCTGGATGTGCTCTCGCTGTAGCCCGAGGTTAGGCGAACCGAGCATTGGCCATCTTAGAACTTGTTTGGACCGCCGCGACGTCTTGTCTCGAGAACGGACGACGGGCGGGAATGCGTCAGTTCACGCCTGGTTTTCCGCCGCCCCACGCATCTTCGCTCTATGCGAAGCGGTTGGAATTGGTCAGTGCCACCGACATAATCAGATTCGAGGCTTTCCTGTCTGCCAACTGAGTGAATAGTGGGGAACGTACGTGAAATTCGGCAAGGTCGACAATCCAAAGAAAATTGATTTTACAATCCCACGAGATCATCCAGATACCATGAAGGTACTGAAACGAGCCTCGAAAGCGAAGGCATTCAAGGTCTACGTCGGATGTGCCAAGTGGAATAAGAAGGACCTCAAAGATCTCTATCCGAAGGGCGTGAAGGACGAACTCGCGTACTACTCGACGCAGTTCAATAGCATCGAACTGAATGCCACATTTTATCGCTTATTTCCAGCAGCGACTTTCAAGAACTGGAATGCTACGGTGCCGGACGATTTCCGGTTCTTTCCCAAGCTCGAACAAACGATCTCGCACTTTCGACGCTTGAAGAACGTCAAGCAACTCGTCAAACGCAACGTTACCAACATGTCGCATCTGCGGGAAAAGCTGGAGATGCCGTTCCTGCAGATGCACAATAACTTTGGGCCGAAAGATTTCGAGCGTGTTGTGACGTTCGCCGAGAACTGGACACACGACGTTCCGCTGGCGATAGAGTTTCGCCATACCGATTGGTACAACGATCCTGCCGTTTCAACCAAACTTTACGATTTGCTCGAGACACACGGCATTACGAATGTCCTCGTCGATACGGCGGGGCGTCGTGATCTGATGCATATGCGACTGACGACCCCGACGGCGTTCATACGCTGGGTAGGGGCGAACGATCCCAAATCGGATCGCGCCCGTCTCGATGATTGGATTGAGAGAATCGCGAAATGGAAAAGGGCCGGATTGCAGAAGCTCTTTTTCTTCGTCCATCACAATTATGAAGTGGAATCTCCTGCACTCGCCGCGCACTTCATCAAGCGGCTCAACAAGAAGATCGGTGCCAGCCTGCCTGTCCCCAAGACTCTTAAGGCTTAGCGGCCGCATTGACCGTGTAGGCCACACTTCCGCCCGACTGCAAAGGGCTGTCGCTCGGCGTTTCTTGCTCGCTTCTTGAGCGTTTTGGCCTCATTCGCCTGCCGCTGCGAGTTTTTCGCATGTTTTGACGGCGATTGGCGACCCATGTTTGAGCATCACGGCGATGGGTGACCATGGCCGTTCACCTCTGATTGTACGCAACCATGAATAGCGCAAATCAACTCACGCGGCGCGAGTTCGTCGCGGCCGCCGGCTGTGCATCTCTGTGGGCGAGCGAGGCCATCGCGACTGGCAGCGATCGACCAGCCGTGGCCTTACCGTTGCGTTTGTGTGGCGGTGTTTCGCTGGCCGGCGCCGAGTTTGCCGCCGAAGGGGCCGGCTTTTCCAATCAGAATCCCGGCATTTATGGGCGCGATTATCAATATCCTCAACGGTCGACAATTGAGTATTTTGCCGCCCGCGGGCTGGGATTACTGCGCATTCCGTTTCGTTGGGAGCGACTACAACCACGGCTCTTTGCACCGCTTGCCTCCCCAGAGTTGGCGCGGATGCGCGAGGTCATCGATCGGGCTCGCGCATCCGACGCCGCCGTTGTGCTCGACTTGCACAACTACGGCCGCTATCGCTTGAAACAGGGGAATCAAGCGCGCACGGTGATCATCGACGAGCAAATCGACGGTACCGTGCCGGTACCGCGCGCCGCGTTTGCCGACGTCTGGCGGCGCCTGGCCGCTGAATTCGCTAGCGATGCTACGGTCATGGGACTCGGCTTGATGAACGAGCCGCACGACATGAAATCTTCGGATTGGAAGGCTATTTCGCAGGCCGGCGTGGACGCCGTGCGTGAAGTGAATCGCACGGCCTGGGTCGTTGTCGCTGGCGATGGCTGGTCCAACGCCCATCGCTTCGAGGAAGTCAATGGTCCGCGTGCTTGGATCCGCGATGCGGCGAACCGCGTGGTCTACGAAGCACACTGCTATTTCGATGCCGACGCCAGCGGCAAGTATCGCCACAGCTTCGTGGCCGAATTGCGCGACGATCCGCGACTTGCCGAGCGCGGCGTCGCGCGACTACGCGTCTTCCTCGATTGGTGCCGGCGGAATCAGGTCGCTGGTTTCCTTGGTGAGTTTGGCATACCGGGCGATGACGCAGGCTGGCAAGAGGTACTGAGCCGCGCCCTCGCTTCGATCGAACACACGAAGGTTTCCGCATGTTACTGGGCCGCCGGCGAATGGTGGCACGATTATCCCCTCTCGATTCAGCCGCGCAATGACATGCGCGATCCGGCTCCGCAGCAGCAAGTAGTGGCCCGGTTTCTAGCCAATCGCACAACTACGCCACGGCCGTTCTGACGCCGTGCGCCACACTTCAACTTGGCGAATCATCATGGGCGAAGTATTTAACAAGCCGCTTGTGCGACGATCGGCAATGATCACCGCCACGGTGATGACCGTCGTGTATTTGACCTATCGCGGTCTGTACACGATGAACTTCTCGGGTCCTTACGCTACCGTCGCGTCGGTGGTGCTTTACGGCGCCGAGGCGTACGGCGGACTCTTGATGTTCCTGTTCTTCTTTCAGATTTGGGACATTTCGAATCCTGAACCGGCGCCGCCGCTGCCCGGCCGTACGGTCGATGTGATGATTCCCACATACAACGAAGATCCCAGCCTGCTGCGCGGCACGATCGCGGCGTCGCTGCGCATCGCGTACCCGCATCGCACGCTGGTGCTGGACGACGGCAAGCGTCCGGAAGTGGCAGCGCTGTGCGAGGAACTCGGCGCCGAATATGTCACGCGCCCGTCGAATCTGCACGCCAAGGCCGGCAATCTTAATCACGCACTGGAAAAGACCGAGGGCGAATTCGTCGTCATCTTCGATGCCGATCACGTTGCCGAAACGCATTTTATCGACCGACTCATCGGTTACTTTGCCGACGACCGGTTAGGCTTCGTCCAAACTCCACACGCCTTCTACAACTTCGATGCCTACCAGGGAGTGCTCGACTACAAGCGCAAGGTGTACTGGGAAGAGGGGATGCTGTTCTACAACGTGACGCAGCCCGGCAAAAATCGCTGGAACGGCGTTACTTTTTGCGGTAGCGCCGCGATGTTCCGCCGCAAGTCGCTTGAAGAAGTCGGCCTGATCGCCACACAATCGATCACCGAGGACATGCATACCGGATTGCGGATGCATGCCAAGGGTTGGAAGAGCCTATTCGTCAACGAGCGGCTGATCGCCGCGATTGCGGCCGATGACGTCACCAGCTTCAACACGCAGCGATTACGTTGGGGCGAAGGAAATCTCGGCATTTTTGCCTTCGACAATCCGATCACCATCCGTGGACTAACAATCCCCCAGCGGTTGTGCTATCTCGGCTCGATGCTCTCGTGGACCACCGGTGTACAGAAGTTGCTGATTTATGCAACACCGATCGCGATGTTGCTGACCGGCATCTCGCCGGTCCAACGCATGACGTGGCAATTGCTGGCCATCACAGTGCTTTATCTGATCGCGATCTGGTCAGCGGTAAAGGTCGCCTGCAACGGGTACGGCCGGTTGCTGGCCATCGAACTGACGCAAATGGCCTGCTATTGGACGCAGGTCCGTTCAACGTGGAGGGCGTTGTTCAAGCGCAAGCGGGCCACGTTCGTCGTGACGGCCAAACGCGGTCGTCAATCGAATGGCATTTTGAAGCACCTGGCGCCGCAAATCTATTTGATCGCGATTAGTGCATTCGCCGTTGCCTGGGCCGTGACAAAATATTGCCTGTCGATTTCGAACGATCCGGTGCAATTGGTTGTCGGTGGTGCGCTCGTGGGCGTGAACTGCTATATGGCCTGGCTGGTAGTTCAACGCGCCCTACGTTCGAAAGATCGCCGCACAGCCTGGCGACATCCGATTGCTCTGCACGTCGAGTATCGCGGCACCGATGAATTGGGCGTGGACTTCTCGGGACAATGCGTGACGCGCGACATTAACGAAGGGGGCGTGGGCCTGGTGGCTTACGAGCCGTTTCCGCCGTGTGGCGAAGTGGAAATGACGATCCTTGCCGCGGGACGAGGCGTGACCTGCCGCGGCGCGATCCGGCATCGTCGCGAAGAGGTCAAGTTGCGCGCGGCACGCGGCGGCACGACGCAGGCATACGCGTACGGCATCGAATTCATCGAGCCGACAAAGGAGCAGTTGGAAGTCCTGTGGTGGCTGGGAGCGCAATTCGCCGTCAGCTTTCATTACGAGCGGTTTCAGGGAGGGCAGTTTGGTCTCGGGTCTGCCGCGCCGCGACGATTGCCGACGCGCACGAATGAATTGCCCTTCGAGTTTCCCGTCCGCATTCATCATGGCGCCGAAGCGCCGGTTTACGGTGTCACGGAATGCTTGTCCACGGAATCGGTCGTCCTGCTGATGCCCGACGGTTTTCAGCCGACCGATCTGGTCCGCCTGGAATTTTCGACTCCGTTTGGCAATCTGGAAGCCTGGGCGGAAATCACCTGTGCCAAGTCGCGCACGATTGCTGGCGAACGCGTGCAGGAAACGCGTCTGGCGCTGCGCAAATTCTGTGGAGAGTCGCGTAGCCTGCTGCATTCCGTTCTAGGTCATCACGACTCGAAGGCTTTAGCCGGCGTGATCCGCTCGATACCGCGCCGCCGGGTGGTGAAAACAAAGCGGCCCATGGCCCTAGTCGTTGGCACAACCGGCGCCGCGGCAGCCGTGGCAGCCGGCTGCGTGCTCTATTTCCAGCAGGAGCAAGCGTTGCTTGCACGGGCTTACGCTGGCCGCAAGGTCTCGCCATTGCAGGTCGAGCAACTGTCACAGGCCGCGAATGCTCTGGAGTCTTTGGGCACGACCGACGAAGAACGGCTGCTGCAGCTGCGAAAGGTAATGGTCGATCTCGACCGTGTCGAAGATGTCGCAAAGATCGACGACTACGTTTCAAGCATGACTCCCAAGACACTTGAAGGCTTAGGCCTGAAGGCTGGCAGCTTGCAGCAGCTGCATCGCGAGGGCGAGGCCGAACTAGCGTTTGAAAAACTGCTGACGCACCTCGACCAACTGCCTGACGAGGCGATGCAACGTGATGTGCTGCTGGCAGCGGCGCGGAACGCGGCTCAGCTCGAGAACTTTTCGGAATCGGTCGCGCGCTTCGAGCGATTGGAGAAATTAGCGCCGCTGGCGTGCGAGGCCAGGTTGGAGTTCGCCGGCGTGCTCTACCGTGACGGCCGCTTGGACGAAGCCGTCGCGACACTGCGCGGTGGGGATCAATCGACGAAGGAGCTGTTGTTCCTGGCGTCACTCTATTCGTCGGAAAAGCAGTTCGCACGGGCTGCGAACGTTTGCCGGGAAGCCCTTGATAAATCACCAGACGATTTGTCGGCCATGCGTGGCATAGCGGACAATTCATATTGGGGGCAGGATTGGCCCGCTGCCGCCGCAGCCTATCGACAGGTGCTCAAGCACACGCCGCACGATGCCAAAGTGACAGAAACGCTTGCCGAGGTACTGCTCTCGGAACGAGAATTCGATGAAAGCCTCGCGCTGTATAGTCGTCTCATCACTCGCTTTCCTGAGCGTCGTGACTTGTGGAACGGATACTTGATCGCCGCGGCAAAATGCGAACGGCTCGATGGCCAGCAGCAAAAGCAGCTAATGGCGATCTACGATCAACGCTCCCAAAATGATGACAACAGGTTTCTTACAAACCTGCTGAATGCCGTCGCCAAACACGGTAGTCGGCAGGAAGCCATACCGCTGATGCAATTCCTGGTGAACCGCGACCCACAAGATGCCGAGCTCCGTTTGCGGCTGGCCGACGGTCTGCACCAGGCCAAGCAATTCAAGGCCGCGGACATTCACTACCGATGGCTGTTGGCCCACGCTTCACCGCAGTCTTTGCCAAGCGAGCCAGCCTCACGCGTGGGGCGAGCGATGGGTAACCTCACGCGTTCGCCGATGTCGAAAACGGCGGCCAACCGCTAACGGCGAAACTACGGAATCCGAAAGACTGCGTAAGTTGCGACGCCGACGGCGTTATAGATCTCGTTCGCGGACCAGGTGAGGTTGCCGTCGGTCATCCAACTGACCCAGGGGGAGAAGTCATGCTGCCAGCGCCATTTCGAAAGAAAAAACCCGTCGCCGTTCGAGTCGACCGCGCCGCCAACGAATAGCGTGTACGAACGCTCGTTGCCCCCTTTAAACGTGTCACAGCTTAGCCATTGCTTCCACTCTAGCCCCGACGTCACGAACGAATAGCCCGACGGTGACCAATAAGGGAACTGCGCGCCTACCAAGGAGTTTGGGTTCGGGCCGAAGATCGTCTGGTGGGCAAAAGAATAGAACGTGTAGTCGATGATGCCGCGTAGCTGCTTGCGCCCCTGCATGATCGTATGGGCCGAGTTGACATTAAACCAGTTGACCGAGTTGTGGTCCGAAAACGCCGCGACACGATAGAAACCGCTCAGCGTCCATAGTCGCAATGGACGAAAAAGCGCATCGAATTGCACGCCACCCCAGTAGATGTCTTGCCGTATCGCCTCGCCGTTGGCGTAATAGTTCTTCAGAAAACCTGAGGCTGTGATCGTGCCGGCGTCGTTGTTGATCAGGTCGATGCCGGTATTGAACGTGGGGCGCGTTTTGATGCCGTATTGGTACTGCTCGACGGCCAGGTCCAGATAGATCGTCGAGTCGAGGTTGTACTTTTCCTGCCAATGCATGAACGGCACCTCGCCGACGTCGGGGCGATCGTCGGTCGGCTCGAGCACTCGCTCGCGGTAGCCCCACTCGAAGTACTCGTTTTCGTCTCCGAGCGGCTGCCGCTCGGAAAGCGAGTAATTCTGCCAGGTGATATTTGCTAGCCCTTGACGTCCATGCTGGTACTGAAAGTCGAAGGATGGAATCACTTTGGGACGCAATTCCATCTCGTTGCGCGTGAGCGCCGTCATCGCGTCTGTGTGGCAAGGATTGACGTCCAATAGTTGCTGATAGGTTTGAATCGCGCACTGCGTGCGGTTGATCGCCGAATAGCTTTGCGCCAGATCGAACAGAGCCGCCTCGTTCGTCGGCTCCATCTCGAGCAGGCCCTTATACAGGGGAATGGCCTGCCGAAACTTCCAGCCACGCAGATACTTGGCGTTTAGCTCAGTGCTTAACAGAGCTGCAGGGGGGGCGCCGGTTGGCGATTCTAGTGTATCGGACCCCACGAGTGCGCCGACGCCGAAACCACCGGCTGCGGGATCCGTTTCTGGGCCGGGTAAATCACCCTGTTGTTGCGTTTGCTGGGCCGCCAGGTAGAAATTGCCCGAACGCTCGATCCCCTTCCAGCCTTCAACCATGCGTGCCGTTTCGCGGACGAGGTTGACATCCTGCGGCATGAACTTCAGCAACGTCTTATACTCGGCCAGCGCATGTTCGTATTCCAAACGTTTCTTCAATGTGCGCGCCACGCCCAACCGGGCGCGAATGTTCGTAGGTGATATGGCCACGGCCGGCTGAAAGAATGTCATCGCCGAGACGCATGCCGCCTGACAGCGTTCGAATTTGTGGAAGATCTTTGGGAAAGTGTGGCGACAGTTGGGCGTGCCGCAACTGCAGTCGCAGAG
The Pirellulales bacterium genome window above contains:
- a CDS encoding glycoside hydrolase family 5 protein: MNSANQLTRREFVAAAGCASLWASEAIATGSDRPAVALPLRLCGGVSLAGAEFAAEGAGFSNQNPGIYGRDYQYPQRSTIEYFAARGLGLLRIPFRWERLQPRLFAPLASPELARMREVIDRARASDAAVVLDLHNYGRYRLKQGNQARTVIIDEQIDGTVPVPRAAFADVWRRLAAEFASDATVMGLGLMNEPHDMKSSDWKAISQAGVDAVREVNRTAWVVVAGDGWSNAHRFEEVNGPRAWIRDAANRVVYEAHCYFDADASGKYRHSFVAELRDDPRLAERGVARLRVFLDWCRRNQVAGFLGEFGIPGDDAGWQEVLSRALASIEHTKVSACYWAAGEWWHDYPLSIQPRNDMRDPAPQQQVVARFLANRTTTPRPF
- a CDS encoding glycosyltransferase — protein: MGEVFNKPLVRRSAMITATVMTVVYLTYRGLYTMNFSGPYATVASVVLYGAEAYGGLLMFLFFFQIWDISNPEPAPPLPGRTVDVMIPTYNEDPSLLRGTIAASLRIAYPHRTLVLDDGKRPEVAALCEELGAEYVTRPSNLHAKAGNLNHALEKTEGEFVVIFDADHVAETHFIDRLIGYFADDRLGFVQTPHAFYNFDAYQGVLDYKRKVYWEEGMLFYNVTQPGKNRWNGVTFCGSAAMFRRKSLEEVGLIATQSITEDMHTGLRMHAKGWKSLFVNERLIAAIAADDVTSFNTQRLRWGEGNLGIFAFDNPITIRGLTIPQRLCYLGSMLSWTTGVQKLLIYATPIAMLLTGISPVQRMTWQLLAITVLYLIAIWSAVKVACNGYGRLLAIELTQMACYWTQVRSTWRALFKRKRATFVVTAKRGRQSNGILKHLAPQIYLIAISAFAVAWAVTKYCLSISNDPVQLVVGGALVGVNCYMAWLVVQRALRSKDRRTAWRHPIALHVEYRGTDELGVDFSGQCVTRDINEGGVGLVAYEPFPPCGEVEMTILAAGRGVTCRGAIRHRREEVKLRAARGGTTQAYAYGIEFIEPTKEQLEVLWWLGAQFAVSFHYERFQGGQFGLGSAAPRRLPTRTNELPFEFPVRIHHGAEAPVYGVTECLSTESVVLLMPDGFQPTDLVRLEFSTPFGNLEAWAEITCAKSRTIAGERVQETRLALRKFCGESRSLLHSVLGHHDSKALAGVIRSIPRRRVVKTKRPMALVVGTTGAAAAVAAGCVLYFQQEQALLARAYAGRKVSPLQVEQLSQAANALESLGTTDEERLLQLRKVMVDLDRVEDVAKIDDYVSSMTPKTLEGLGLKAGSLQQLHREGEAELAFEKLLTHLDQLPDEAMQRDVLLAAARNAAQLENFSESVARFERLEKLAPLACEARLEFAGVLYRDGRLDEAVATLRGGDQSTKELLFLASLYSSEKQFARAANVCREALDKSPDDLSAMRGIADNSYWGQDWPAAAAAYRQVLKHTPHDAKVTETLAEVLLSEREFDESLALYSRLITRFPERRDLWNGYLIAAAKCERLDGQQQKQLMAIYDQRSQNDDNRFLTNLLNAVAKHGSRQEAIPLMQFLVNRDPQDAELRLRLADGLHQAKQFKAADIHYRWLLAHASPQSLPSEPASRVGRAMGNLTRSPMSKTAANR